TATGAAATCATGGCAAAAATTTATCGCTAGCAGTGCAAGTGTAGTCCTTGCTAGTACGCTTTTAGTCACTTATGGATCTGAACAAGTCAAAGCAGAATCATCATCTTCTAAAACGATTAAACTTTGGGTACCAACAGGTGCCAAATCGTCTTACAAAAAAACAGTTAAGAAATTTGAAAAAGATTCTGGTTATAAAGTAAAAATAGTTGAATCTGAAGATCCAAAAGCACAAGAAAAAATTAAAAAAGATGCTTCAACTGCTGCTGATGTTTTCTCTCTACCACATGATCAATTAGGTCAATTAGTAGAATCTGGTACGATCCAAGAAGTTCCTTCAAAATTTACAAAAGAAATTAAAGCCAATGATACAGAACAAGCTGTTCTTGGTGCTCAATACAAAGGTAAAACTTATGGATTCCCATTTGGTATTGAATCTCAAGTTCTTTACTATAATAAATCAAAATTATCTGCTGAAGACTTAGCAACATATGAGACAATTACATCAAAATCAACATTTGGTGGAACATTTAAACAAGCTAATGCTTACGCTACTGGTCCATTATTCTTATCAGTTGGTGATACTCTTTTTGGTAAAGACGGTGAAGACGCAAAAGGAACTAACTGGGGTAATGATAAAGGCGTTGCGGTTCTTAAATGGATTGCAGATCAAAAAAATAATAAAGGATTCGTTAGCTTAGATGCCAACAATGTAATGTCTAAATTTGGCGATGGGTCAGTTGCTTCATTTGAATCAGGTCCTTGGGACTACTCAGCTGCTGAAAAAGCTGTTGGTAAAGACAACTTAGGTGTTGCGGTATATCCAAAAATCACTATTGGTGGTGAAAGTGTTCAACAAAAAGCATTCTTAGGTGTAAAATTATATGCCGTTAACCAAGCTCCTGCAAAAGGGAATACAAAACGTATTGCTGCTAGCTACAAATTAGCTTCATACTTAACAAATGCTGACAGTCAAAAGAACCAATTCAAAACACGTAACATCGTTCCTGCCAATAAAGAAGTCCAATCTTCAAGTGATGTTCAATCTAATGAACTCGCAAAAACAGTTATTAAAATGGGTTCTTCTTCAGACTATACAGTTGTTATGCCAAAACTTAGTCAAATGGGAACATTCTGGACAGAAAGTGCTGCTATCTTAAGTGATGCTTACAATGGTAAAATAAAAGAATCTGACTATCTCTCTAAATTAAAACAATTTGATAAGGATATTGCAGAAGCAAAATAATTTCTTAAAATCATTGATAAGAAATTAGTAGTCTTATATGTACTCATTTACTGGGAGTGAACTTAGCTCTATCATCAAAAATGATTTGGGTTAGGGCACTCCCACTTATTTTAGAAGTGGCTCTGTGTTACTTAAGTTCTTATGTTACTAAAAATTTACGTAACATATAGCTCTCATCGAATTTATATAAAAAGGGGATTATTTATGACTCAACAAGTCACTGTACCAGAAGCTTTTAAAAAAGGTGGTATGGACATTAAATTATCAGCTCTCATTATGGGGTTCGCAAACTTCGCCAATAAGCAATTTACAAAAGGTTTTCTTTTTTTAGCTAGTGAAATTATCTTTCTCATTGCCTTTGTTACTCAAGTTATCCCATCATTGCATGGACTAATCACACTTGGTACCCATACACAAGGTATGGTCAATAAAAAAGTCGATGGTATCACTATTCAAGTCGCTGTTGATGGTGACAATTCAATGTTGATGCTTATTTTTGGCTTAGCATCTATCATTTTTTGTTTAGTTTTTGCTTACATTTATTGGTGTAATCTAAAAAGTGCTCGGCATCTATATGAGCTCAAAGAAAATGGTGAAAAAATTCCAACTTTTAAGGAAGATTTCATGACATTAACTAATGGCCGTTTTCATATGACACTCATGGCTGTTCCTTTAATTGGTGTTCTTTTATTTACTATACTACCTTTAGTTTATATGATTTGTATAGCCTTCACGAGCTTTGATCATAACCATCTACCACCTAAGTCACTTTTTGATTGGGTCGGATTGAAAAACTTTACTAATATTTTTAGTGGTCGTATGGCTGGAACTTTCTTTCCAGTTTTCTCCTGGACACTGATTTGGGCAATATTTGCAACAGCTACAACCTTTTTCTTTGGTATTGTCTTAGCATTGCTAATTAATACCAAAGGTTTAAAATTAAAAAAATTATGGCGTACTATTTTTGTTATTACAATTGCTGTACCACAGTTTATCTCATTATTAATTATGAGAAACTTGCTTAATGATGAAGGTCCTGTAAATGCACTCTTAATGAAAACTGGATTATTACATCATCCAATGCCATTCTTATCAGACCCACTTTGGGCAAAATTCTCAATTATTTTTGTCAATATGTGGATTGGTATCCCATTCACAATGCTTGTAGCTACTGGTATCATTATGAATCTACCAAGTGAGCAAATTGAAGCTGCAGAAATTGATGGCGCAAGTAAATTCCAAGTTTTCAAATCAATCACTTTCCCTCAAATTTTATTGATTATGACACCAAATCTAATCCAACAATTTATTGGAAATATCAATAACTTCAATGTTATTTACCTACTTACAGGTGGTGGTCCTACTAATTCTCACTATTATCAAGCAGGAACAACTGACCTATTGGTAACTTGGTTGTATAAATTAACACTTACTGCTGCTGACTACAATCTTGCATCAGTCATTGGTATTCTTATCTTCGCTGTTTCAGCTATCTTTAGTTTATTAGCCTATACTCGTACAGCATCATACAAGGAAGGAGCTGCAAAATAATGAAAAACAAAAAACGTTTACAACTTGGTTTTGTCTATACTCTTCTGATTGTGTTGTCTGTAATTTGGCTTTTTCCAATAGCTTGGGTTATCTTGACAAGCTTCCGTGGTGAAGGTACTGCATATGTCAATTATTTCATTCCTAAGACATTCACTCTAGACAACTACACCAAATTATTTACAAATCATTCTTTCCCATTCGGACAATGGTTCTTAAATACTTTTATTGTAGCTACTTTTACATGTATTATTTCAACATTTATTACTGTTGCAATGGCTTATTCATTAAGTCGAATTAAATTTAAGTTTCGTAATCGCTTTTTAAAACTAGCACTTGTTCTAAATATGTTCCCTGGTTTCATGAGTATGATTGCTGTTTATTATATTCTAAAAGCATTAGGTTTAACACAAACATTAACTGCTTTGGTACTTGTTTATTCAGCTGGTGCGGCACTTGGATTTTATATCGCTAAAGGATTCTTTGATACTATCCCCTATTCTTTAGATGAATCTGCAATGATTGATGGCGCTACACGAATGGATATTTTCTTTAAGATAACGTTACCACTATCAAAACCAATTATCGTCTATACTGCTCTTCTTGCCTTTATGGGACCTTGGGTGGACTTTATCTTTGCACAAGTCATTTTAGGTGATGCGACAAGCAAATACACAGTTGCAATTGGCCTATTTTCAATGTTACAACCAGATACTATTAACGATTGGTTTATGGCATTCACTGCTGGTTCCGTCCTTATTGCCATTCCTATTACTATTCTATTCATGTTTATGCAAAAATATTATGTTGAAGGAATCACTGGTGGATCAGTTAAATAAAAAAAAGCTTGTTTGCAAGCTTTTTTTATTTAAAAGCACCCCATTTGTGGGTGCAAATTTTATTTTTGAACAGTTTTGAACAGTATTATAATTAGCATTTGCCCAAGTTTTTGATAAAAAATCATTATTGATATGGTACTGGGGTTTGTTTTGATTAGTTTCTAAGAAAGGTTGTACAGCTTTATCAAAGGCTAGCCAGCCATTCCATCCCATATGAATAGTATCTTGCATAAAGTAAGGATTTCCACCATCTTTTGAGAAATCGGCAATATTTGTAAATCCTTGAGATTCTAATTGGTATTTGATTTTTGCAACTGCTTGTTGATATCTACTCTGACTTAGTCCGGTAAATTTTGCCCATCTATCGTTGACTGGAGGTATAATAAACATCACATTCGTATTATTTTTAGCTAATTGAGATAATGCTAGCTGTAAATCATTATACTCAGGTGATTTTACATAATTATCATTAGCTTGAAAGTTCCGTAATCGTCTTAATTCTGGAGCAATCCTATTTTTGTAGAAACCATTACTAATATGAAATCGATTATTTGAAGTTGCTACTGCTCCTCGTTTTGTCGCTAGTTGTCCTAAGCGGTCATAAGAAAATTGTCTTGGTAAACCTAATACTCTAGGTTTAATGCGCAATTCATAGTTCTTAGATTTACCTAAATGACGAAACATGGATTCTTCTCTTAAGTTTAATTGGTAATTAAACTTTAATACTAGTTTATCCCATGAATTCAAGCGCTGACCATTCGCAACTTTTTTTAATAAGGATTGATAAGAAACCCCTGGATTAACTTTCATAATACGATTTGCAGCGTACCGGCTCACTTTTCCTTTATCGGCATGTAATAAAAATGAGATTAATTGTGAATTTGAAAGGTACTGTTGAACAGCACCTGGCATTGTCCCTTGAGGTGTGAACCATTGTGGAGATATCACGTAAACTGCCTTTTTATTTTTCAATTCATGGTTTATTTGTTGCATTCCATAAAACTGAGATAAATTTGCAGTACCTCTTTTGCCAATTAAAAATGGTCTATATGATCTATGATATTTCTCAGCTAAAACAGATGGATGCATACTATCCATCCTATTCCATTCACTTGATCCAAAAAAAGGGACAAAATACTGCTTGGAATCTGATAAAGCTTGCCTTTTTAAAACGCCATTTTTGAATGAGGTATTGGTCAGAGCCACAGCATCCTCTTTTTCTTGACGTAAATTGTGCTTTATTTTAGGTGAGAAATTTAATATTGTTACTACAACTAGTAGAAAAGCTATCAAAATCGGGCCTAAAATATGCCACAATCGTTTAAGCATTTTTGAGTTCCTCTACCCCTTCAACAATTTTGTTAACTGTATTCCAATCTTCTCGACCAAACTCTGAAATAGGTACTTTAATATTAAATGTATTTTCCAATTCCACGATTAATTCAACCGTTCCTAAACTATCTAATACACCTGCATCAAATAAATCTTCATCTTTAATGTCAGAAACATCTTCCATAAAAAGACGATCAAATAATTCAATAATGGTTTCTTCTGTAGACATAAACATTCCTCTTTTCATTAATAACGCTTAAACCATAAATGGTTTAAAAATCCTGAGAATATAAGTAACGAAAACATGACAACATGAAATGTTACAAATATTGCAAAATAGTGGTACACTTTTCCTTCAAATAATGGTGGTAATTCTTTCTTTTTCCGATTACGGTTGATTTCTTTTTTCTTCCGTAGCCAAGCATCATTAATTACCAATCCCAAACCATGAAATAAACCATAAACAATATAATACCATGTTAAACCATGCCAAAATCCCATTAAAAGCATATTAGCTAAGTAAGCAACACTTGAAGTCGTGTTTCTATTTTTAAAGACCTTCTTTTTTATTAACAAATGAACAAGTCTCATAAAAACAAAATCTCTAAACCAAAATGATAGACTCATATGCCATCTATTCCAAAATTCTTTTAAACTAGATGACAAGAATGGCATATTAAAGTTTTCAGGTGTTTTTATTCCCATCAAGTAAGAAATGGCAATAGCAAACATAGAGTACCCAGCAAAGTCAAAAAATAAATTGAAACCATAACAATACATTACCAAGAGTGTTTCTTTGTTAAAGAGACCACCAATAGCAATGGCTTTCATTTCAATATTTGGTAATAATAAAGTTCCTAAACAATAGGAAATAATATGTTTATAGAGAAAGCCTAACATAATATATTTAACAGCTTTCTCAAGCATATTCAAAAGTTCATCTCTTTCTGGAATATGGTGATAATCTTCTTCAAATCTTCTATAGCGATCTATCGGTCCACTTGAAAAAGTGGGTAAAAAAATCATAAACCGAACAAATGAGAACAGACTCACATTACTTAAAGTCCCATCTCTTAGTTCAATAATCATACCAACACTTTTAAATGTCAGATAAGAAATACCTAAAAAACTAAAGAGACTTATTGATTCACCTCTTGATAACAAGGGTGTGAATTTTACAATGACTAAAGGTACAATGGTTAGTATTGTTGTTAAATAAAAGATACTAGACTGATTCGCGTTTCGACGGTAAATTTGATAGCACATAACACAAATAGTTTGCCAAATTAAGTAAAGTAAAAAAGCAAACAATTGTGGATACTTATTACCACCGAACATAAATAAAATAAATAATAAACTGACTACCGTTTCATAAACCACAAATCTCTTTTTATAGAATAATCCAATGAAGATGGGTAAGATAGCAATTACTAAATAGACAAAATAGATAGGATTACCATAGGGTTCCAAGTAAGGAATATGATTAAAAAATGATATCATTTTTGATTAACCTCATTTATGAGAGATTTAATATCAATTTTACCATTTGGTGTCAATGGTAGACTATCACGATAAATAAACTTAGATGGCATCATATATGACATCATGGTATCTTTAACAGATTCTTTAATTGCTTTAGTCAGATCCAATTCTCGATCAAACTGATCACCTACACCCGGTTTTAAAACAATGTAGGCTAATAGATTTTGAACCTTGTGTTCTTTATTGTATCTTGGTACTGCAACAGCTGATTCTACATATGGAGAGTGGTTTAAATGCTGTGAAACATCTTCTAGTTCAATCCGATAGCCACCATATTTAATTTGAAAGTCTAAACGTCCGCCATATAGAAGTAAGCCATCATTATTAAATGAACCAAGATCACCAGTGTGATAAGCTGGTTTTCCATTAAACTGGAAAAATGCTTCTTTTGTTTTTTCAGGATTATTAATATACCCCTTTGAAACTGCTGGACCAGTAACTATGACTTCTCCTTGTTGGCCATTTGATAGTTCATTACCATTCTCATCAATAATAAAGGTTGGAGAATCAGATTTTGGATAGCCTATTGGTAAGCGTTTATAAGTTTCAAGCATTTCTTTTGTAATAGATACAGCAGATAATGCCACTGTAGCTTCCGTTGGTCCATAAGCATTAACGATAGTCACATCTGGAAAACGGTCAAATAATTTACGAGCAGTTGAATTGGTTAATTCTTCACCATCAAAGTAAAAATGACTTAATTGAGGCATTTTTTCTTGACAAAAATCATCACTCAACATGGCAAGTTCGGCAAATGACGGCGTTGAGGTCCAAATCCCAATGGGTAATTCAGCAATTTTAGTAAACAATACTCTAAAATCTGAAACTAATTCTTTAGGTAGTGCAAACAAAGTTCCACCAAGTGCTAATGTAGGAGCCCAGTACATAACTGATAAATCAAATGAATATGGTGGCTGTGCAAGCATTTGTGGTTGACTTGGTATATTAAATTCTTTATCCTCTATCATCCAATTTGTGAAACTTAGTAAATTATCATGAGAGATTTGAACCCCTTTTGGCATACCAGTCGTCCCAGACGTAAAGATAATATAGTAAGTATCATCACCGACAACAGAGTGATCTATGTTATAAGTTAGTGCAGCTTTTTTAGCATTATTTATTTCAGTTATGGTAACTGTTTTGGTTTGTCCAAAATCAAAATCAATGTCTTCAATCAAGATTACTAAACTTGGTTGCGCAATAGCAATAATATTTTTTAGACGTTCAGGTGCCGTATGAACATCAACTGGAATATAAGCATGACCAGATTTTGTGAGGGCTACAAATGTCGCCAACATATCGTAGGTTTGAGCTCCAAAAACTAAAACGGGACTTTTGTATTTTAAACCTAAACTATCAATATAATTTGCAATAGCATCAGAATCACGTTTTAAATCAGCATAGGTTTGCTCTACTCCTAGGCAGTGATAAACTGGAAATTGTGGTTGTGTTTTTGCAAACCCTTCAATGGTTGCAATCATATCTGCAATCATATGATTCTCCTTTAAAACTCATTATAGATAAATGTCGCTTGTCCATGACCAGCATAGCCAAAAAAGTACAGTAATAATAGAAAAATAACATAAAATAAGATCACTTTTCCTATAAAGACAGTATATTTTGAATTCTTTATTTTTTTTAACATGACACCATACTTTCTTAATAAAAATATAATTACTAGTGAAATTTTACTTGAAAAACTTTAATAAGACAAGCTAAAATGACAATTATTAAATAAAAAGATTATTTAACATTTTATTTTCTTAAATTTTTCTTTAAATTTATTTTTCTAACGATAGTTAACTCCTAAAAGCTTAAGGAAATCTTAACTGAAAAAATTCCTAAAAAAAAGCATGGAAAAATTGTTTCCAATTAATCCATAGCTTTCAATTCTAAAATCATATCTCTTATTTGTGTAGCCAACTCAAAATCAAGTAATTCAGCTGCTTCATGCATCTCTTTCTGGAATTTTTTAATGGTTTTTTGACGCTCTGATTTCGTTAAAGTATTGAAATCAACAACTTCTTTTTCTTCACCGGATTCATCACGTTTAGAGATTGTAATCAAGTCTCTAATTTCCTTCTTAATTGTCTGAGGAACAATATGATGTTCATCATTGTAAGCCATTTGAATTTGACGACGCCTTGCAGTTTCATCGATAGCTTTTTGCATGGAATCAGTCATTTTGTCTGCGTACATAATAACATGACCTTCAGAATTTCGTGCTGCTCGACCAATTGTTTGAATTAGTCCACGTTCATTTCTCAAAAATCCTTCTTTATCAGCATCTAAAATAGCAACTAAGCTGACCTCAGGAACATCAATACCTTCTCTAAGCAAATTAATCCCGATTAAGACATCAAATACTCCCAATCTTAAGTCTCTAATGATTTCAGTTCTTTCAAGAGTTTTGATATCAGAATGCATGTACTTGACTTTTACACCCATTTCTTTCAAATAGTCCGTTAAATCTTCAGCCATTTTTTTAGTTAAAGTTGTAATAAAAGTTCGTTCACCTTTATCAGCACGTTTGGTGATTTCTCCCAGTAAGTCATCCATCTGTCCCATACTTGGTCTTACTTCAACTTCTGGATCAAGTAGCCCTGTCGGACGTATTATTTGTTCAATAACTGTATCAGTTTGCTCCATTTCGTAATCACCTGGAGTAGCTGAGACGTAAACGATCTGATGAACATGACTTTCAAATTCTTCTCGTCTTAATGGTCGATTGTCCAAAGCTGAAGGTAATCTAAAGCCATAATCAACAAGCATTTGTTTCCGAGCTTTGTCTCCATTATACATCCCTTTTATTTGTCCCATAGTCATATGACTTTCATCAATCATAATGAGAAAGTCTTCTGGGAAAAAGTCCAATAATGTATAGGGAGGTTCCCCTTTTTGACGACCATCCATATGTCTTGAATAATTTTCAACACCACTGGTGTAACCTATTTCTCTTAACATTTCAATGTCATATTCTGTTCTTTGTTTAAGTCGTTGGGCCTCTAACAATTTTCCTTCAGATTCAAACAAAGCTAGTTGTTCTTCTAATTCCTTTTGAATGAGTGAAATTGAATGTTCCATATGTTCATCGTTTGTCACAAAGTGAGTCGCTGGGAATAAAACCAGATGGTCCACTTCACCTAAACTTTTACCAGTTAGACTTTCAATTTCTCTAATACGGTCAATTTCGTCTCCAAAAAATTCTACTCTAAAGGCATGCTCATCTCTTGAGGCTGGAAAAATCTCAACAATATCTCCCCTAACCCTAAATCTTCCACGTTGAAAATCAATATCATTTCGTTCAAACTGAATGTCAACTAATTGGTTTAGAAGTTGGTCTCTTGAGATTTCTTGGCCTGGGCGTAGACTTACAGCTGAATCAGCATATTCTTTTGGTGAACCAAGACCATAAATGCAGGACACAGACGCCACAACAATAACATCATTTCGCTCAAGTAAGGCTGAAGTCGCTGAATGTCGTAATTTATCAATTTCATCATTGACAGAACTGTCTTTTTCGATATAAGTGTCACTTGAAGGTACATAAGCTTCAGGTTGATAATAATCATAATAGGACACAAAATATTCAACAGCATTGTTAGGAAAAAATTCCTTAAATTCACTATACAATTGTCCCGCCAAAGTTTTATTGTGGGCAATAACTAGCGTTGGTTTGTTCACTTTGCTGATGACTTGACTCATGGTATAGGTTTTACCAGTACCAGTAGCTCCTAGTAATATCTGAGCCTTTTCACCACCTTCAATATTGTCTACAAGTTCTTCTATTGCTTGAGGTTGATCTCCTGAAGGTGCATACTTTGAGATTAACTCAAATTGATTGGTTTCATTTCTATCTATCATAGTTCTATTTTATCACAGTATGATTGAAATGAACTTATATTACTATAGCAATTAAGAAGATAACTAAGTTATTTAAGTCTATTCTATGTCATAAAACCTAACATGATAATTAAAATCATATTGCTTTTCCTTTTAAATTTTGCTATAATTAGGAATATTTTTTTAAAGGAGAATGACATGAAGAAGAAAATAAAGCATAGTCTACTGCTTTTGTTATCCCTTTTCTTTATGATAGGTGGTGTAGCAAAAGCTGAAACAATTGATATTGTTTCAGATACTGCATATGCACCTTTTGAATTTAAGGATTCTGACCAAGTATATAAAGGAATTGATGTTGATATCGTAAATGAAGTAGCAAAACGTAGTGGTTGGGATATCAATATGACTTTTCCGGGTTTTGATGCCGCTGTCAATGCGGTTCAATCTGGACAGGCAGATGCTTTAATGGCTGGAACAACGATTACAAGTGCTCGTAAAAAAGTACTAACATTTTCAAAGCCATACTATGACACAAAAATTGTTTTATATACTAGTAAAAATAAAAAGGTAACTAAATACAGCCAATTAAAAGGCAAAACAGTTGGTGTTAAAAATGGCACTGCTGCTCAATCTTTCCTTGAAAAGAAACAATCAAAATATGGTTACAAAGTAAAAACCTTTGATACCGGAGATTTAATGAATAATAGCTTGGATTCAGGCTCAATTGATGCAGCGATGGATGATCAACCAGTTGTCCAATATGCGATTAATCAAGGTAAGAAATATGCCATTAATATGGCTGGTGAAGCAGTCGGTAGTTTTGGTTTTTCTGTCAAAAAAGGTAGTAAATACGAATACCTCATTCCTCAATTTAACAAAGCCTTAAAGGCAATGAAGTCTGATGGTACCTATGAACAAATCATGTCAAAATGGCTTGGTTCAGAAGGAAAATCATCAGGAAATGCTGATGCAAAAGCAACACCTAAGAAAAGTACCTATAAAGTTGTGGCTGACTCTTCTTTTGCTCCTTTTGAATTCCAAAATGGAAATGGAAAATATGTCGGAATTGACATGGAATTAATTAAAGCTATTGCAAAACAGCAAGGCTTTACAATTCAAATTTCAAATCCTGGATTTGATGCTGCTTTAAATGCCGTTCAATCTGGACAAGCTGATGGTGTTATTGCTGGGATGTCAATTACTGATGAACGCAAAAAAACATTTGACTTTTCTGATTCTTACTACTCATCTAATATTCTATTAGGTGTTAAAAAAGATTCACCAATCAAATCATATTCAGATTTGAAAGGTAAAACAGTTGGAGCGAAAAAAGGAACTGCTTCCTATGATTTCTTAGATCAACATAAATCAAAATATGGTTATCATTTAAAAGCGTTTGACGATGCCTCATCAATGTATGATAGTTTAAATTCAGGTTCTATTGAAGCACTAATGGATGATGAATCAATCCTTAAGTATTCTATTAAACAAGGTCGTCAATTCAAGACACCAATTAAAGGTGAACCATCTGGAGAATATGGC
This Streptococcus urinalis 2285-97 DNA region includes the following protein-coding sequences:
- a CDS encoding ABC transporter substrate-binding protein/permease; translated protein: MKKKIKHSLLLLLSLFFMIGGVAKAETIDIVSDTAYAPFEFKDSDQVYKGIDVDIVNEVAKRSGWDINMTFPGFDAAVNAVQSGQADALMAGTTITSARKKVLTFSKPYYDTKIVLYTSKNKKVTKYSQLKGKTVGVKNGTAAQSFLEKKQSKYGYKVKTFDTGDLMNNSLDSGSIDAAMDDQPVVQYAINQGKKYAINMAGEAVGSFGFSVKKGSKYEYLIPQFNKALKAMKSDGTYEQIMSKWLGSEGKSSGNADAKATPKKSTYKVVADSSFAPFEFQNGNGKYVGIDMELIKAIAKQQGFTIQISNPGFDAALNAVQSGQADGVIAGMSITDERKKTFDFSDSYYSSNILLGVKKDSPIKSYSDLKGKTVGAKKGTASYDFLDQHKSKYGYHLKAFDDASSMYDSLNSGSIEALMDDESILKYSIKQGRQFKTPIKGEPSGEYGFAVKKGSNPELIEMFNNGLASLKASGKYEKTINKYLSNEKTSKSTNKEADESTISGLISNNYKQLLSGLGTTISLTLISFAIAMVIGILFGMMAVSPSKSLKVISSVFVDVVRGIPLMIVAAFIFWGIPNLIESMTGHQSPINDFLAATIALSLNGGAYIAEIVRGGIEAVPVGQMEASRSLGIPYRKTMQKVILPQAVKLMLPNFINQFVISLKDTTIVSAIGLVELFQTGKIIIARNYQSFRMYAILAIIYLVIITLLTKLAKRLEKRLN